One Paramisgurnus dabryanus chromosome 8, PD_genome_1.1, whole genome shotgun sequence DNA window includes the following coding sequences:
- the pgm2l1 gene encoding glucose 1,6-bisphosphate synthase isoform X2, which produces MGSNGDLNANSECFSSTGDLILDKAINQWITWDKNPQTQEQILSLVREGRVAELKRRLCSRMTFGTAGLRAAMGAGFACINDLTVIQSTQGMFKYLAKYFPDLHTRGLVVGYDTRGQASSGCTSERLARLTAAVMLSKDIPVYLFSTYVPTPFVPYAVLKFGAAAGVMITASHNRKEDNGYKVYWHNGAQISSPHDKEILRCIEESTEPWLESWNEGLVESSPLRRDPLEEICRWYMEELRTVCFHRELNAKSPLKFVHSSFHGVAHNYVQRAFQQFGFAPPIPVPEQKDPDPDFSTVSCPNPEEGESVLELSLRLAERESASVVVATDPDADRLAVAEQNDNSGWKVFTGNELAALLGWWMLFNWKETHPDPADTESVCMLATTVSSKILKAFASIEGFHFEETLPGFKWIGNRIYELTKMGKDVIFSFEESIGFLCGNMVLDKDGVSTAVIVAEMAAYLHTKNLSLSQQLCNIYEMSFPCQKTAKWSHSHFRMALLLLYGPAGLSQRSSIIQSSVLHQENVISPAWRRN; this is translated from the exons ATGGGGTCTAACGGAGACCTAAACGCAAACTCAGAGTGTTTCAGCAGCACTGGGGATTTGATCCTCGACAAAGCGATAAATCAGTGGATTACCTGGGATAAG AATCCACAGACACAGGAGCAGATCCTTTCCCTGGTTCGGGAGGGGCGCGTGGCCGAACTAAAGAGGAGGTTGTGCTCCAGGATGACGTTTGGAACGGCCGGTCTGAGAGCTGCCATGGGTGCAGGGTTTGCTTGCATCAATGACCTAACCGTCATACAGTCTACACAG GGGATGTTCAAATACTTAGCCAAATATTTTCCTGACCTGCACACAAGGGGCCTGGTGGTCGGATATGACACTCGTGGCCAAGCAAGCAGTGGCTGCACCAGTGAACG ACTTGCGAGGTTGACCGCAGCTGTTATGCTTTCTAAAGATATTCCCGTTTATCTGTTCTCTACATATGTGCCTACCCCATTTGTG CCGTATGCAGTGCTGAAGTTTGGTGCTGCAGCTGGAGTTATGATCACTGCTTCTCATAACAGAAAAGAAGACAATGGATACAAG GTCTACTGGCACAATGGTGCGCAGATCTCTTCACCACATGATAAGGAGATCTTGCGTTGCATTGAGGAGAGTACCGAACCATGGCTTGAGTCTTGGAACGAGGGCCTAGTCGAGAGCAGTCCGCTAAGGAGAGACCCACTGGAGGAAATCTGCCGCTGGTACATGGAAGAGCTAAGAACTGTCTGCTTCCACAG AGAACTTAATGCAAAGTCACCGCTGAAGTTTGTGCATTCATCTTTCCATGGTGTTGCTCACAATTACGTCCAGAGAGCTTTTCAGCAGTTTGGCTTTGCTCCTCCAATACCTGTTCCAGAACAGAAAGATCCAGATCCAGATTTTTCCACTGTCAGTTGTCCTAACCCAGAGGAAGGAGAATCAGTTCtg GAGCTTTCTCTTCGTTTGGCTGAAAGAGAAAGCGCGTCTGTTGTGGTGGCCACTGACCCTGATGCTGATCGATTGGCTGTTGCGGAGCAGAATGACAA TTCCGGTTGGAAAGTGTTCACTGGAAATGAATTGGCTGCATTGCTAGGCTGGTGGATGTTATTTAATTGGAAGGAAACTCACCCAGATCCAGCGGACACAGAGAGCGTGTGCATGCTAGCCACCACAGTTTCGTCCAAAATACTGAAGGCCTTTGCAAGCATAGAAGGTTTTCATTTTGAG GAAACGTTACCTGGATTCAAATGGATCGGGAACAGAATCTATGAGTTAACAAAAATGGGAAAGGATGTCATTTTCTCTTTTGAAGAGTCCATTG GGTTTCTGTGTGGGAACATGGTTCTTGATAAGGATGGAGTCAGCACAGCTGTTATTGTGGCTGAGATGGCTGCTTATCTACACACCAAAAATCTTTCACTGAGTCAACAACTGTGCAACATCTATGAAAT GTCCTTCCCTTGTCAAAAAACAGCCAAATGGTCACATTCACATTTCAGAATGGCATTGTTGCTACTCTACGGACCAGCGGGACTGAGCCAAAGATCAAGTATTATACAGAGTTCTGTGCTTCACCAGGAGAACG tgatatCTCCAGCCTGGAGGAGGAATTAA
- the pgm2l1 gene encoding glucose 1,6-bisphosphate synthase isoform X1, with the protein MGSNGDLNANSECFSSTGDLILDKAINQWITWDKNPQTQEQILSLVREGRVAELKRRLCSRMTFGTAGLRAAMGAGFACINDLTVIQSTQGMFKYLAKYFPDLHTRGLVVGYDTRGQASSGCTSERLARLTAAVMLSKDIPVYLFSTYVPTPFVPYAVLKFGAAAGVMITASHNRKEDNGYKVYWHNGAQISSPHDKEILRCIEESTEPWLESWNEGLVESSPLRRDPLEEICRWYMEELRTVCFHRELNAKSPLKFVHSSFHGVAHNYVQRAFQQFGFAPPIPVPEQKDPDPDFSTVSCPNPEEGESVLELSLRLAERESASVVVATDPDADRLAVAEQNDNSGWKVFTGNELAALLGWWMLFNWKETHPDPADTESVCMLATTVSSKILKAFASIEGFHFEETLPGFKWIGNRIYELTKMGKDVIFSFEESIGFLCGNMVLDKDGVSTAVIVAEMAAYLHTKNLSLSQQLCNIYEIYGYHISRTSYVICNDPLTINKIFSRLRNFGNQGVYPALCGGYCITHIRDVTTGYDSSQPDKKCVLPLSKNSQMVTFTFQNGIVATLRTSGTEPKIKYYTEFCASPGERDISSLEEELTKVTTAVVEEFLEPDKNNLIRRSL; encoded by the exons ATGGGGTCTAACGGAGACCTAAACGCAAACTCAGAGTGTTTCAGCAGCACTGGGGATTTGATCCTCGACAAAGCGATAAATCAGTGGATTACCTGGGATAAG AATCCACAGACACAGGAGCAGATCCTTTCCCTGGTTCGGGAGGGGCGCGTGGCCGAACTAAAGAGGAGGTTGTGCTCCAGGATGACGTTTGGAACGGCCGGTCTGAGAGCTGCCATGGGTGCAGGGTTTGCTTGCATCAATGACCTAACCGTCATACAGTCTACACAG GGGATGTTCAAATACTTAGCCAAATATTTTCCTGACCTGCACACAAGGGGCCTGGTGGTCGGATATGACACTCGTGGCCAAGCAAGCAGTGGCTGCACCAGTGAACG ACTTGCGAGGTTGACCGCAGCTGTTATGCTTTCTAAAGATATTCCCGTTTATCTGTTCTCTACATATGTGCCTACCCCATTTGTG CCGTATGCAGTGCTGAAGTTTGGTGCTGCAGCTGGAGTTATGATCACTGCTTCTCATAACAGAAAAGAAGACAATGGATACAAG GTCTACTGGCACAATGGTGCGCAGATCTCTTCACCACATGATAAGGAGATCTTGCGTTGCATTGAGGAGAGTACCGAACCATGGCTTGAGTCTTGGAACGAGGGCCTAGTCGAGAGCAGTCCGCTAAGGAGAGACCCACTGGAGGAAATCTGCCGCTGGTACATGGAAGAGCTAAGAACTGTCTGCTTCCACAG AGAACTTAATGCAAAGTCACCGCTGAAGTTTGTGCATTCATCTTTCCATGGTGTTGCTCACAATTACGTCCAGAGAGCTTTTCAGCAGTTTGGCTTTGCTCCTCCAATACCTGTTCCAGAACAGAAAGATCCAGATCCAGATTTTTCCACTGTCAGTTGTCCTAACCCAGAGGAAGGAGAATCAGTTCtg GAGCTTTCTCTTCGTTTGGCTGAAAGAGAAAGCGCGTCTGTTGTGGTGGCCACTGACCCTGATGCTGATCGATTGGCTGTTGCGGAGCAGAATGACAA TTCCGGTTGGAAAGTGTTCACTGGAAATGAATTGGCTGCATTGCTAGGCTGGTGGATGTTATTTAATTGGAAGGAAACTCACCCAGATCCAGCGGACACAGAGAGCGTGTGCATGCTAGCCACCACAGTTTCGTCCAAAATACTGAAGGCCTTTGCAAGCATAGAAGGTTTTCATTTTGAG GAAACGTTACCTGGATTCAAATGGATCGGGAACAGAATCTATGAGTTAACAAAAATGGGAAAGGATGTCATTTTCTCTTTTGAAGAGTCCATTG GGTTTCTGTGTGGGAACATGGTTCTTGATAAGGATGGAGTCAGCACAGCTGTTATTGTGGCTGAGATGGCTGCTTATCTACACACCAAAAATCTTTCACTGAGTCAACAACTGTGCAACATCTATGAAAT ATACGGCTATCACATTTCCAGAACCTCCTATGTCATCTGCAACGACCCCCTCactattaataaaatatttagccGTCTACGCAACTTTGGAAATCAGGGTGTATATCCAGCATTATGTGGTGGTTACTGCATCACACACATTAGAGATGTGACCACTGGTTATGACAGCAGTCAGCCGGATAAAAAATGT GTCCTTCCCTTGTCAAAAAACAGCCAAATGGTCACATTCACATTTCAGAATGGCATTGTTGCTACTCTACGGACCAGCGGGACTGAGCCAAAGATCAAGTATTATACAGAGTTCTGTGCTTCACCAGGAGAACG tgatatCTCCAGCCTGGAGGAGGAATTAACAAAAGTGACCACAGCTGTAGTGGAAGAGTTTTTAGAGCCCGATAAGAACAACCTGATTCGCAGATCACTATAG